A genomic segment from Vicinamibacteria bacterium encodes:
- a CDS encoding glycosyltransferase family 9 protein: MFFAPSRKLAARRRRDGGHRIYDPRERALLGLFDAFLRVVSPIAGLRPAGPMGEPSRARRILALRLDRIGDFVTTLPALECLRAAAPEAHIELGVGSWNEPIARRLPFVDAVRVVDAPWASWEKRTSFADARRALGSDWDLALDFQGDVRVILLMALAGAKLRAGYGETGGAHLLTHRARWDESRSWYWQNLELLRTLFPETDFEPPARPFSFLSEVDRETARGVLDTGAHSLIGIHPSAGRRLKQWEESKFVALIDRLAETATIVLTGSSGDEALVRGIAAKARKPPRVLLGMPLLTFAAVIERFDLFVTGDTGPMHLSHAVGTRNVAIFGPSDPVRYGPETDLSLRRVVRQPLYCSPCNMIRRPPGECARAPTPECIASVGVEQVLQAVQLCLNVRL; the protein is encoded by the coding sequence ATGTTCTTCGCTCCGTCACGCAAGCTCGCCGCCCGTAGGCGTCGCGACGGCGGTCATCGTATTTACGACCCGAGAGAGCGCGCCCTGCTCGGGCTGTTCGACGCCTTCTTGCGAGTGGTTTCGCCCATCGCGGGTCTTCGACCCGCCGGGCCGATGGGCGAGCCGTCTCGCGCGCGGCGCATACTCGCGCTTCGTCTGGATCGAATTGGGGATTTCGTCACCACGCTGCCCGCACTGGAGTGTCTGCGTGCGGCGGCGCCGGAGGCCCACATCGAGCTAGGTGTCGGAAGCTGGAACGAGCCCATCGCGCGGAGACTGCCGTTCGTGGACGCCGTCCGCGTGGTGGATGCACCCTGGGCGTCCTGGGAGAAGCGAACGAGCTTCGCCGATGCGCGGCGCGCCCTGGGAAGCGACTGGGATCTGGCGCTCGACTTCCAAGGCGACGTCCGCGTCATCCTCCTCATGGCACTCGCCGGGGCCAAGCTCCGCGCTGGCTACGGCGAGACCGGCGGCGCGCACCTGCTCACCCACCGCGCGCGCTGGGACGAATCCAGGAGTTGGTACTGGCAGAACCTCGAGTTGCTGCGTACGCTGTTCCCCGAAACCGATTTCGAGCCGCCCGCCCGCCCCTTCTCCTTCCTCTCGGAGGTCGATCGTGAGACCGCGAGGGGTGTGCTCGACACCGGGGCCCACTCTCTGATCGGCATCCACCCGAGCGCGGGTCGAAGGCTCAAGCAGTGGGAGGAGTCAAAGTTCGTCGCCCTCATCGACCGTCTGGCCGAGACGGCAACCATCGTTCTTACCGGTTCGTCCGGAGACGAAGCTCTCGTGCGAGGGATTGCGGCCAAGGCCAGGAAGCCCCCGCGGGTTCTGCTCGGGATGCCACTCTTGACATTTGCTGCCGTCATCGAACGCTTCGACCTGTTCGTTACCGGGGACACTGGGCCCATGCATCTCTCCCACGCGGTCGGGACCCGTAATGTCGCTATCTTCGGGCCCTCGGACCCGGTTCGCTACGGACCGGAAACGGATCTTTCTCTTCGGCGTGTCGTGCGACAGCCGCTCTACTGCTCGCCCTGCAACATGATCCGTCGACCACCCGGGGAATGTGCCCGGGCTCCCACGCCCGAGTGCATCGCTTCGGTCGGTGTGGAGCAAGTTCTGCAGGCCGTTCAGCTCTGCCTTAATGTGCGATTATGA
- a CDS encoding glycosyltransferase gives MRVLTITSSYPKFEGDTTAPFIEAITRELAARGHRLTVVLPARSDLAPVNIEGVRFRPYRYVPNRALEVFGYAQALESDRALRGTAIMVAPGAVASGVYALLSELRSEPYDVVHAHWVVPSGVMAWLALSIQGTPLVVSLHGSDVFLSEKSRVVRRFAARAFARAAAVTACSKDLAGRSLALGAPPPSVIPYGVDTELFRPGCGSGNGNTERVVLAVGRLVAKKGFEYLVDATALLRGRGFPVRLMLAGRGDLEGELAGRAAERGIVEQVEFLGNVQRADLPALFDSADVVAVPSVRDAAGNVDGLPNVLLEAMASGKAIAATKVAGIPQAVRDEEEALLVPEKDVEALAGALARLLASRELRMKLGSSARERACAHFSWKLAGDRYEDVLRSVTQARRP, from the coding sequence TTGCGAGTTCTCACCATCACGTCGTCTTACCCGAAGTTCGAGGGGGACACGACGGCGCCGTTCATCGAGGCGATTACCCGAGAGCTCGCGGCCCGGGGCCACCGGCTCACGGTCGTGCTCCCCGCTCGGTCCGACCTCGCTCCGGTGAATATCGAAGGGGTGCGGTTCCGGCCGTACCGCTACGTCCCCAACCGCGCGCTCGAGGTCTTCGGATATGCCCAGGCGCTCGAGAGCGACCGCGCCCTTCGGGGGACGGCCATCATGGTTGCGCCGGGGGCAGTCGCATCCGGCGTGTACGCGCTCCTATCGGAGCTTCGGAGCGAGCCTTACGACGTGGTGCACGCGCATTGGGTCGTACCCAGCGGCGTCATGGCTTGGCTCGCCCTCTCGATTCAAGGCACCCCGCTGGTGGTGAGCCTGCACGGATCCGACGTATTCCTTTCGGAGAAGAGCCGGGTGGTACGTCGGTTCGCGGCGCGCGCGTTCGCGCGAGCGGCTGCCGTCACCGCTTGCAGCAAGGATCTTGCCGGGCGAAGTCTCGCACTGGGAGCCCCGCCGCCCTCGGTGATCCCCTATGGAGTCGATACGGAACTGTTTCGCCCGGGGTGCGGGAGCGGGAACGGGAACACGGAGAGAGTCGTTCTCGCCGTGGGCCGATTGGTGGCGAAGAAAGGCTTCGAGTATCTCGTTGATGCCACGGCACTTCTTCGAGGTCGGGGCTTTCCCGTCCGACTGATGCTCGCGGGCCGCGGGGACCTGGAAGGTGAGTTGGCCGGTCGGGCCGCGGAGCGCGGAATCGTCGAACAGGTAGAGTTTCTCGGCAACGTCCAGCGTGCCGATCTTCCCGCCCTTTTCGACTCGGCCGACGTCGTGGCCGTCCCCTCGGTACGAGACGCCGCGGGCAACGTGGATGGTCTTCCGAATGTGTTGCTGGAAGCGATGGCTTCGGGAAAGGCCATCGCCGCAACGAAAGTGGCCGGCATACCTCAAGCGGTGCGCGACGAGGAGGAGGCTCTTCTCGTGCCGGAGAAGGATGTCGAAGCGCTTGCCGGCGCGCTCGCGCGCCTGCTCGCGTCCCGGGAGCTCCGCATGAAGCTCGGTTCCTCGGCGCGTGAACGCGCGTGCGCGCACTTTTCCTGGAAGTTGGCTGGGGATCGCTACGAAGATGTTCTTCGCTCCGTCACGCAAGCTCGCCGCCCGTAG
- a CDS encoding oligosaccharide flippase family protein, with translation MIRNELKKLASHSAIYGVADVIPYFVNFLLLPVFTAYLGPNEYGALGILLLFGVLTKIFFRLGLDAGFFRVYYEQTAERDRKLLATTLFLFSLVVSLVLFIAASAAARPISRALLGESAVSAWIVLVALDTLLNTFAFVPMNLFRIEGRPRAFTLVTLVRSTLSIGLKLALVVGGFGVSGVLWADVLSSAAFVAVLSPMLARNLTAGWSWPLLKQAAAFGLPKVPHGLAHQVLNLSDRKLLEVFASLSASGLYHVGYMLGTGVKFFLAAFELAWGPFVYAQLAKPDAPRILGRIATYPFAALIGFGLVNAIFGRELLFFMAEPRFHDAHPVIPVVVLAYVLQGVFALTSIGIGISKNTRVLPAITFGAASVNVILNILWIPRLGILGAAWATVAGYFFMAVLGFYFGNRFYPIPFELGRLAKVAATAGVAFWISLAAPADWTRALLVKGAAVLAFPVLLYAVGFFRPDELALVRTRLLGRYERYFLSARH, from the coding sequence GTGATCCGGAACGAGCTGAAGAAGCTCGCCTCACACAGTGCGATCTATGGGGTGGCCGACGTCATCCCTTACTTCGTCAACTTCTTGCTGCTGCCCGTCTTCACGGCCTATCTCGGGCCGAACGAATACGGAGCGCTCGGTATCCTTCTTCTCTTCGGGGTTCTCACCAAGATCTTCTTCCGCCTGGGCCTGGATGCCGGGTTCTTTCGCGTGTACTACGAACAGACCGCGGAGCGCGATCGCAAGCTCCTCGCGACCACGCTGTTCCTGTTCTCCCTCGTCGTAAGCCTCGTGCTGTTCATCGCCGCGAGCGCGGCGGCTCGCCCGATCTCGCGTGCGCTGCTCGGAGAATCAGCCGTATCCGCCTGGATCGTTCTCGTGGCGCTCGACACTCTGTTGAACACGTTCGCCTTCGTGCCCATGAACTTGTTTCGTATCGAGGGACGGCCGCGGGCTTTCACGCTGGTCACCCTGGTCCGAAGCACCCTGAGCATTGGACTGAAGCTCGCGCTCGTCGTGGGAGGTTTCGGGGTTTCCGGTGTGCTCTGGGCCGACGTCTTGTCGTCCGCCGCCTTCGTGGCCGTCTTGTCGCCCATGCTCGCGCGAAACCTCACCGCCGGGTGGTCCTGGCCGTTGCTGAAGCAGGCCGCCGCGTTCGGTCTGCCCAAGGTCCCTCACGGCCTGGCCCATCAGGTGTTGAACCTGTCCGACCGAAAGCTCCTGGAGGTCTTCGCCAGCCTGTCGGCCTCCGGCCTGTACCACGTCGGATACATGCTGGGCACGGGAGTGAAGTTTTTCCTCGCTGCCTTCGAGCTCGCTTGGGGACCCTTCGTCTACGCGCAGCTCGCGAAGCCGGATGCGCCGCGCATCCTGGGTCGGATCGCCACATACCCCTTCGCCGCTCTGATCGGGTTTGGGCTCGTCAATGCCATATTCGGTCGCGAGCTTCTGTTCTTCATGGCGGAGCCTCGATTTCACGACGCCCACCCCGTCATCCCCGTCGTCGTTCTTGCCTACGTGCTGCAGGGGGTGTTTGCCCTGACCTCGATTGGAATCGGCATCAGCAAGAATACGCGCGTCCTGCCGGCGATCACTTTCGGTGCCGCCTCGGTGAACGTCATCCTCAATATCCTATGGATTCCTCGCCTCGGGATACTCGGCGCGGCATGGGCAACCGTCGCCGGGTACTTTTTCATGGCCGTGCTCGGGTTTTATTTCGGGAATCGTTTCTACCCCATACCGTTCGAGCTCGGCCGTCTCGCGAAGGTCGCGGCCACCGCCGGAGTGGCTTTCTGGATCTCTCTCGCGGCACCCGCCGATTGGACCCGTGCCCTATTGGTCAAGGGTGCCGCCGTGCTCGCATTCCCTGTGCTGCTCTACGCCGTCGGCTTCTTTCGCCCCGATGAGCTCGCCCTAGTCAGGACCAGGCTGCTCGGACGCTACGAGCGATATTTTCTGAGCGCTCGACACTGA
- a CDS encoding Hsp70 family protein, giving the protein MVTIGLDLGTSGASVAVFRDGKPVIVPNREGARRTPAIVALSNSGEWWTGQAAKRQAITNPRGTFWDFLRLLGERFDSPAVRSISTLAPFEVVEGRDGYARLQAQGKDLHPATLVAILLAALKRDAEMALRAPVGGAVIAVPPMFHLGQEQLVRDASRLAGFEWVLVQPSTTLAALAPRITTGPARRIALCDLGGGSFSVSLVEDDGQVCAVLSTEWERFVGGEDFDQLLVRYLLERLGKEEWLDASRDPLALVHFKEAAESAKRRLSVLAEVRVEVPLGGDKLWTPTLRRTELESQLAPQLEWIASPCKKALQGAGLTKHKTDVVLLFGGSSRIPKVNEILSGVFEKDPTRGLHPDEAPALGAAVRAAMLEGALADRVLMDVSRHHVAVEGPPGRVTPILSRHSGVPTRATCSFETTDSRLELNILQGTSERVEENLFLGRLLWEVPFRHGPSAVVVAVEVDVAGKVSVEAGDVASGLTRQIPLRTGGSLDDADRELTLAEVRRSREDDVAVDEGWNAG; this is encoded by the coding sequence ATGGTCACCATCGGCTTGGACCTTGGAACGAGCGGTGCCTCGGTGGCCGTGTTTCGTGATGGCAAGCCGGTCATCGTTCCCAATCGGGAGGGTGCGCGGAGGACGCCCGCAATCGTAGCGCTTTCGAACAGCGGTGAGTGGTGGACGGGGCAAGCGGCGAAGCGTCAAGCCATCACGAATCCGCGGGGAACCTTCTGGGACTTCTTGCGCTTGCTCGGCGAGAGGTTCGACTCTCCGGCGGTGCGTTCCATCTCTACGCTCGCGCCGTTCGAGGTCGTCGAAGGCCGGGACGGCTACGCACGGTTGCAGGCCCAGGGGAAGGATCTTCATCCGGCGACCCTGGTGGCGATCCTTCTGGCGGCGCTCAAGCGGGACGCCGAGATGGCACTGAGAGCGCCAGTAGGCGGGGCGGTGATCGCCGTGCCACCGATGTTCCACCTCGGTCAAGAACAGCTCGTTCGCGACGCCAGCCGACTCGCCGGGTTCGAGTGGGTCCTGGTGCAGCCGTCGACCACGCTCGCGGCACTCGCGCCTCGAATAACAACGGGCCCGGCCCGAAGGATCGCCTTGTGCGACCTGGGTGGAGGGAGCTTTTCGGTGAGCCTGGTGGAGGACGACGGGCAGGTGTGCGCCGTCCTCTCCACGGAATGGGAACGATTCGTCGGTGGTGAGGATTTCGACCAGCTCCTCGTGCGGTATCTTCTGGAACGGCTCGGAAAAGAAGAGTGGCTGGATGCTTCGCGGGATCCCCTGGCCCTGGTCCATTTCAAAGAAGCCGCCGAGAGCGCCAAGCGGCGCCTGTCGGTCCTCGCCGAGGTGAGAGTCGAGGTCCCCCTCGGCGGCGATAAGCTCTGGACCCCGACGCTGCGGCGTACGGAGCTCGAGTCTCAGCTGGCCCCGCAGCTCGAATGGATCGCCTCGCCGTGCAAGAAAGCACTTCAAGGTGCGGGCCTCACGAAACACAAGACCGACGTCGTTCTGTTGTTCGGAGGCTCCTCCCGAATTCCAAAAGTCAACGAAATCTTGAGCGGGGTCTTCGAGAAGGATCCCACGCGCGGACTTCACCCCGACGAGGCGCCGGCTCTCGGAGCCGCGGTGCGCGCGGCGATGCTCGAAGGGGCTCTCGCCGACCGTGTCCTGATGGATGTGAGTCGGCACCATGTTGCGGTGGAGGGGCCGCCGGGACGCGTCACGCCAATACTCTCCCGACATTCCGGAGTGCCCACCAGAGCGACCTGCTCTTTCGAGACGACGGACTCACGGCTGGAGCTCAACATCCTTCAAGGAACCAGCGAGCGAGTCGAGGAGAACTTGTTCCTGGGAAGGCTCTTGTGGGAGGTTCCGTTTCGGCACGGGCCGAGCGCGGTCGTCGTCGCCGTGGAGGTGGACGTCGCGGGGAAGGTCTCGGTCGAGGCGGGGGACGTCGCGAGCGGGCTCACCCGTCAGATTCCTCTGCGAACCGGAGGCTCGTTGGACGACGCCGACCGCGAGCTCACCCTCGCCGAGGTGCGACGTAGCCGTGAAGACGATGTGGCGGTCGACGAGGGGTGGAACGCCGGCTAG